In Candidatus Pelagibacter ubique HIMB140, a single window of DNA contains:
- a CDS encoding aminodeoxychorismate/anthranilate synthase component II has translation MIYVIDHKDSFTHNVVHQLSIFDEVECSDFNEINYSKLHKASTILLSPGPGSPKDYPLTTKIYKKFKGKKKIIGICLGFQQILFSEGGKIVEQNKIYHGFQSNVIVNKQSKLFKKGQIFKVGRYHSLKLKEPFKAKNFDITMRCAISGSAMSIENNVDKVYGFQFHPESFLTINGNTLIKKILSAK, from the coding sequence ATGATTTATGTGATTGATCATAAAGATTCATTTACTCACAATGTAGTACATCAACTTTCTATATTTGATGAAGTTGAGTGCAGTGATTTTAATGAAATTAATTATTCTAAACTTCACAAAGCTTCAACAATATTACTATCACCAGGTCCAGGTTCACCAAAAGATTATCCTTTAACAACTAAAATTTATAAAAAATTTAAAGGTAAAAAAAAAATAATAGGAATTTGTTTAGGATTTCAACAAATCTTATTTTCTGAAGGAGGAAAAATAGTTGAACAAAATAAAATTTATCATGGTTTTCAATCCAATGTCATAGTTAATAAACAGAGTAAGTTATTTAAAAAAGGTCAAATTTTTAAAGTAGGAAGATATCATTCATTAAAACTAAAAGAGCCTTTTAAGGCAAAAAATTTTGATATAACTATGAGATGTGCTATTTCAGGTTCTGCAATGTCTATAGAAAATAACGTTGATAAAGTTTATGGATTTCAATTTCACCCAGAATCATTTTTAACAATCAATGGTAACACTCTTATTAAAAAAATCTTATCAGCTAAGTAA
- a CDS encoding chorismate-binding protein, which yields MKKQLKELNRHKFNPYLEDLYQSDKPMIIYKVSGGYNIYTDFSKKIILTNKNINNYLNNFNKSKKKSETDMFIGFFGYEILCNLLGLKIKKQKKLNFYKGAFYKPETVIKIRKKISIFSKVKKQKFNSSFKATKILSPFKLNIDFKKYEKIFNVFSKKIRQGETYQIKICTKYKNKSDIDPINFFWKLMKVNASPEAFMIRDKNYSIVSCSPETLIDKKGLNISTKPIAGTLRKNRNLNKNKALSFFRRNIKETKEHNMIVDMERSDLSKICNPGSVKIIKEKTVEEYKDLYHYVTLIKGILKKSVKNIDIIKAMMPGGSVIGCPKISTLNLLNNQEKENRNIYTGSFGYMKFNGDMRFNIIIRSILNYKNTSEISVASGVVVDSNAKHEFNENYIKAKALIDLFK from the coding sequence ATGAAAAAGCAATTGAAAGAACTCAACCGGCATAAATTTAATCCTTATTTAGAGGATCTTTATCAATCAGATAAACCCATGATTATCTACAAGGTAAGTGGTGGGTATAATATTTATACTGATTTTTCTAAAAAAATTATTTTAACAAATAAAAATATTAATAATTATTTAAACAATTTTAATAAATCAAAAAAAAAATCAGAAACTGATATGTTTATTGGTTTTTTTGGCTATGAAATTTTATGTAATTTGCTTGGATTAAAAATAAAAAAACAAAAAAAATTAAATTTTTATAAAGGTGCGTTTTATAAACCTGAAACAGTAATAAAAATTAGAAAAAAAATTTCAATATTTTCTAAAGTTAAGAAACAAAAGTTTAACAGCAGCTTTAAAGCTACAAAAATATTATCACCTTTTAAATTAAATATTGATTTCAAAAAGTATGAAAAAATTTTTAATGTTTTTTCAAAAAAAATTAGACAAGGGGAAACATACCAAATTAAAATTTGTACTAAATACAAAAATAAATCAGATATAGATCCTATCAACTTTTTTTGGAAATTAATGAAAGTTAATGCGTCTCCAGAAGCTTTTATGATAAGAGATAAGAATTACTCTATAGTAAGTTGTTCACCTGAAACATTGATTGATAAAAAAGGACTAAATATTTCAACAAAACCAATTGCTGGAACACTTAGAAAAAATAGAAATCTTAACAAAAATAAAGCGTTAAGTTTTTTTAGAAGAAATATTAAAGAAACCAAAGAACACAATATGATTGTAGATATGGAAAGAAGTGATCTTTCAAAAATTTGTAATCCAGGAAGTGTAAAAATTATTAAAGAGAAAACTGTTGAAGAGTATAAGGATCTTTATCACTATGTTACTTTAATTAAAGGAATATTAAAAAAGAGTGTTAAAAACATTGATATAATTAAAGCAATGATGCCTGGAGGATCAGTAATAGGCTGTCCTAAAATAAGCACTCTAAATCTTTTAAATAACCAAGAAAAAGAAAACAGAAATATTTACACAGGAAGTTTTGGTTATATGAAATTTAATGGAGATATGAGATTTAATATTATTATTAGATCAATTTTAAATTATAAAAATACATCAGAAATTTCCGTAGCCTCAGGAGTTGTTGTGGATAGTAATGCCAAACATGAATTCAATGAAAATTATATAAAGGCAAAAGCATTAATAGATTTATTTAAATGA
- a CDS encoding MFS transporter, producing the protein MNNFFPTKTAMVTLIACCLVVIISLGIRQTFGLFYFDFSTDLDITISQFGFAMGLQLFLWGAFNPLFGVITDKYGGNIAIFIGFFFYLLGVFLFYLGFNTGVNFIYTIGILIGVGLGSTAISIPVSVVAKHYPASRRTMATGIVTSAGSFGYFVSPLIVSYSLVENGWESTMLYFCFLLGLGLIVSLFVSTPKTPVGVKDNNNQTAREALKEALNNKSFIYLTLGFFVCGWHIALVATHIPTYMVDKGLPDWCATTVLSLIGLFNMVGTIVSGYLATKYSKKYLLSAIYLLRGVSIIVFISFPPSVINSIIFGITFGFLWLSTVPPTNGIVAHIFGTKYVGMLYGIVFVSHQFGSFLGAYLSGVFYELTGNFDYAWYGSIALSIFAGLIHLPINEKAIERTQPA; encoded by the coding sequence GTGAATAATTTTTTTCCAACCAAAACAGCAATGGTTACACTCATTGCATGTTGCTTAGTTGTAATTATATCTCTTGGAATTAGACAAACATTTGGTTTGTTTTATTTTGATTTCTCTACAGATCTTGACATCACTATTTCTCAATTTGGTTTTGCAATGGGTTTGCAATTATTTTTATGGGGCGCTTTCAATCCTCTGTTTGGAGTTATTACAGATAAGTACGGAGGTAATATTGCTATTTTCATTGGTTTCTTTTTTTATTTATTAGGAGTTTTTCTTTTTTATTTGGGTTTTAATACTGGTGTTAATTTTATTTATACAATAGGTATTTTAATAGGTGTAGGCTTAGGATCTACAGCAATCAGTATACCTGTTTCTGTTGTAGCTAAACATTATCCAGCATCTAGAAGGACAATGGCCACAGGAATAGTCACAAGTGCAGGTTCTTTTGGTTATTTTGTTTCACCTTTAATTGTAAGTTATTCTCTTGTTGAAAATGGTTGGGAGAGCACAATGCTTTACTTCTGTTTTTTATTGGGACTAGGACTAATCGTTTCATTGTTTGTTAGTACTCCAAAAACTCCTGTTGGCGTTAAAGATAATAACAATCAAACTGCGAGAGAGGCTTTAAAAGAAGCACTTAATAATAAAAGTTTTATTTATTTAACTTTAGGATTTTTTGTATGTGGATGGCACATAGCACTAGTGGCAACACATATACCAACTTATATGGTAGACAAAGGTTTGCCTGACTGGTGTGCAACAACTGTTCTTTCATTAATAGGACTTTTTAATATGGTAGGAACTATTGTGAGTGGTTATCTGGCAACTAAATATAGTAAAAAATATTTATTAAGTGCAATTTATCTATTAAGAGGTGTCTCTATAATTGTTTTTATTTCTTTTCCTCCAAGTGTAATTAATTCAATAATATTTGGTATTACTTTTGGTTTCTTGTGGCTTTCTACTGTTCCACCAACTAACGGGATAGTTGCTCACATATTTGGAACAAAGTATGTGGGTATGCTTTATGGTATTGTATTTGTGAGTCATCAATTTGGATCATTCTTAGGAGCATATTTAAGTGGAGTTTTTTATGAACTTACAGGAAATTTTGATTATGCATGGTACGGATCTATCGCATTATCAATTTTTGCAGGTTTGATACATTTGCCTATTAATGAAAAAGCAATTGAAAGAACTCAACCGGCATAA
- a CDS encoding trans-sulfuration enzyme family protein has protein sequence MSNSFKTFLKHTAKDFHNQSVNPPIVRASTIIFKSMQDIRKTQDKAKKNPTGGHFDYGRQGTSTTHILQQILSKLEESYFTFLTPTGFGAVFLAIFSVTRPGDEIIAADPVYSPTRLLTQDFLKEFNIKTTFYDPHDLKTLEKAITKKTKLIFVENPGSNTFDFQDLGKIVSIAKKHKILTAIDNTWGTPYFLKPIKLGFDMAIVSATKYYSGHSDVMGGSLAVNKKVFPKVKATERVTGLRLGPDDAYLITRGLRTLDVRLDRHRENAKKVAEFLSKFKNIKLLYPYKKDSYNFRMWKKYYSGASGLMGLRIKAKSEKAVVKFVNNLKLFGHGYSWGGFESLALHQNVREQGNRSYLKLAKNEYIVRLHIGLEDPEDLIADIKQSMKHLK, from the coding sequence GATTTTCACAATCAGTCTGTTAATCCACCAATTGTACGAGCATCAACGATTATTTTCAAATCGATGCAAGATATTAGAAAAACTCAAGACAAGGCAAAAAAAAACCCAACAGGTGGACATTTTGATTATGGCAGACAAGGAACTTCTACGACTCATATTTTGCAGCAAATTTTATCTAAACTTGAAGAAAGTTATTTTACTTTTTTAACACCTACTGGGTTTGGAGCGGTATTCCTTGCAATCTTCAGTGTTACAAGACCTGGTGATGAAATTATTGCAGCTGACCCAGTTTACAGTCCAACAAGACTTTTGACACAAGATTTTTTAAAAGAATTTAATATTAAAACAACCTTTTATGATCCACATGATCTTAAAACACTAGAAAAAGCAATTACCAAAAAAACAAAATTAATTTTTGTGGAAAACCCAGGAAGTAACACTTTTGATTTTCAAGATTTAGGGAAGATTGTCTCCATTGCAAAAAAACATAAAATTTTAACAGCAATTGATAATACATGGGGAACTCCATATTTTTTAAAACCTATTAAACTTGGTTTTGATATGGCAATCGTTTCAGCAACAAAATATTACTCAGGTCACTCTGATGTAATGGGTGGAAGTCTAGCAGTAAATAAAAAAGTTTTTCCTAAAGTTAAAGCAACTGAAAGAGTTACAGGTTTAAGATTAGGACCTGATGATGCTTATTTAATTACAAGAGGATTAAGAACTTTAGATGTAAGATTAGATAGACATAGAGAAAATGCAAAAAAAGTAGCAGAATTTTTATCTAAATTTAAAAATATAAAATTATTGTATCCTTACAAAAAAGATTCTTACAATTTTAGAATGTGGAAGAAATATTATTCAGGTGCTTCAGGTTTAATGGGTTTAAGAATTAAAGCTAAAAGTGAAAAAGCAGTTGTTAAATTTGTAAATAATTTAAAATTATTTGGTCACGGTTATAGTTGGGGAGGTTTTGAAAGTTTAGCATTACATCAAAATGTTAGAGAACAAGGAAACAGAAGTTATCTTAAATTAGCAAAAAACGAGTACATAGTTAGACTGCATATTGGTTTAGAGGATCCAGAAGACCTTATCGCTGATATTAAGCAGTCAATGAAACATTTAAAGTAA